One window of the Holophagales bacterium genome contains the following:
- a CDS encoding RHS repeat-associated core domain-containing protein: MTGVFGNGWTWNYGVNLDVTTDTYGALLTSADGAKHYFKRNADNTFTGEYGLFSQLSYDSTAQEYTLLHPNQDREIFDSAGRLARQVDPDGNTTTLTRDGSGILTTVTEPTGRMLTFTYASGRIATITDPLGRVYRYTNNGTLTKLEKELPATTVFATCTYTYGANSVLTKRVGCDGDTLEQTFNATTKKVETQTLNGVQVRLAYGPVTDSLTGVTFPQYTTGVWDTFGKLHLYYYTKSNAVFEHDRENFQDAYGTYYFYQEDRWEYATFVSSSYTDILSRRTSTERNWRRGTVLASTDESLNRQTEFTYDAFNNLLTTTDPLDRVQTNTYDAEHHLVSTENALGNVTTTTYTPAGLVATVTDALDAESSFTYDSYGYPETVTTATNETVTFDYDIAGRKLWEETPDGERTTYTYDGRDNVLTVTDPLGNVTTTVYDTKGRKVTVEDADGYETTFAYNDTKNALVTTTDALGGVVTYTYNPNNTLQKVTDALGHITSFTYDAFGRQASVTDPLTRLNQTVYRADGSTWYTIDGRGNRTDYSYNAGGELTTVTYQDDATVTFLYDGVGNRTRMIDTDGQLDITYDDLNRPLTRTRTSPAGTETVTYAYDEVGNLETLGYPGGFSVTYAYDDARRVTTVTDSQNRVTEYDYNTNGRILTVALPNGTNATYAYDDAGRITSVTHSLGQTPFATVGHTYDDRGNRLTRTVDGTTESYTYDALARITEAAYPGNRTVGYVYDATGNRTQKTDPLGATAYTYDTADQLLNAGDGLRTYDLDGQLARIGASRSFTWNDRGQLTGVSAVTTNAAPTARAGADASGNVDWLMFLDGSTSTDPEGIALSYTWTEVAGNPSTGVLRGIHASRPALLAGVAGTYQFDLVVSDGAQTSTPDRVQVAIATGLPPATVQTVVPASGLSGYVVSNLPNGRYFTSDTLITGRSSTVTFHGAAQFALPTPPPQTTLTGATLTLWGKQVASNTVTDQWSVQLLPTDMDPTFAQATYTTITGATPDRTLTPVLVGLGQVVANQADAWTFTEDDLAVLQARLDGSGKLSLRTRGDSLGTYSRVFWYSGNTTVANRKPTLSLSYTPDPLPDQAPFAHAGRSQTLDAPGTVTLDGRASFDAEGPVTLLWTAHAANPASVTFTDATIAEPSVTLTVPGTYRFDLAVTDGADVTTTASTFVVVRSAPLPTTSSFTYDGDGDRIAMTVGSVTTRFVVDPLPQNARVLAERTGETWTYHVYGHDLLYSVTGAAFTVLHSDPLGSTIATTDATGAVTARLRYDVFGERLDSDASTTAYTFAGERMDLTELQYLRARYYDPTVGRFISRDPFPAQAADTQTFNRYVYVKNNPTNYVDPSGEWLETGWDIINAVYDLYDVGKRLWYGEPVGEALLNLGMDSASVVLPFVPAGVTRAVNSADDVVDAARGAGKAIDNADDFKRTYNLEDGMEMSTDDALRKAEEVLGPGYTEVGTPGSGVFRSTGSPNQVRMKSSDLSPTNNHAGRPHINFELLPTSGKGPMRCIIHLFLSDC; encoded by the coding sequence GTGACAGGCGTCTTCGGCAATGGCTGGACGTGGAACTACGGCGTGAACCTCGACGTCACGACGGATACCTACGGCGCGCTCCTGACGTCCGCGGACGGGGCGAAGCACTACTTCAAGCGAAACGCCGATAACACCTTCACGGGCGAGTACGGGCTCTTCAGTCAGCTCTCCTACGACAGCACCGCGCAGGAGTACACGCTCCTGCACCCAAACCAAGACCGCGAGATCTTCGACAGCGCCGGACGGCTCGCGCGCCAAGTGGACCCCGACGGCAACACGACCACGCTCACACGCGACGGATCGGGAATTCTGACGACGGTCACCGAACCGACCGGTCGCATGCTCACCTTCACCTACGCCTCGGGGCGGATCGCGACCATCACGGATCCGCTCGGGCGTGTGTACCGCTACACGAATAACGGTACCCTCACGAAGCTTGAAAAGGAGCTGCCGGCGACGACGGTCTTCGCGACCTGTACCTACACGTACGGCGCGAATAGCGTCCTGACGAAGCGCGTCGGGTGCGACGGCGACACGCTCGAGCAGACCTTCAACGCGACCACAAAGAAGGTCGAGACCCAGACGCTGAACGGGGTGCAGGTGCGTCTCGCGTACGGCCCCGTCACCGACAGCCTCACCGGAGTGACCTTCCCGCAGTACACGACGGGCGTCTGGGACACGTTCGGAAAACTCCACCTCTACTACTACACGAAGAGCAACGCGGTCTTCGAACATGACCGAGAGAACTTCCAGGACGCCTACGGCACCTACTACTTCTACCAGGAGGACCGCTGGGAGTACGCGACCTTCGTGTCGTCGTCCTACACCGACATCCTCAGCCGGCGCACCAGCACCGAACGGAACTGGCGCCGCGGGACCGTCCTCGCCTCGACGGACGAAAGCCTAAATCGGCAGACGGAGTTTACGTACGACGCCTTCAACAACCTCCTGACGACGACCGACCCGCTCGACCGCGTCCAGACGAACACGTACGACGCCGAGCACCACCTCGTCTCGACCGAGAACGCGCTCGGGAACGTGACGACCACGACCTACACGCCGGCCGGTCTCGTCGCGACCGTGACGGACGCCCTCGATGCCGAGTCGTCCTTCACCTACGACAGCTACGGCTACCCGGAGACGGTGACCACCGCGACGAACGAAACCGTCACGTTCGACTATGACATCGCGGGCAGGAAGCTCTGGGAGGAGACACCGGACGGTGAGCGTACGACGTACACCTACGACGGGCGCGACAACGTCCTCACGGTCACCGACCCGCTCGGGAACGTGACCACCACCGTCTACGACACGAAAGGCCGGAAGGTCACGGTCGAGGACGCCGACGGGTACGAGACGACATTCGCCTACAACGATACGAAGAACGCGCTTGTGACGACGACCGACGCTCTGGGCGGCGTCGTGACCTACACCTACAACCCGAACAACACGCTCCAGAAGGTCACGGACGCCCTCGGGCACATCACGAGCTTTACCTACGATGCCTTCGGCCGCCAAGCGAGCGTGACGGACCCCCTCACACGGCTGAACCAGACCGTGTACCGCGCCGACGGGAGCACGTGGTACACGATTGACGGACGTGGCAACCGGACGGACTACAGCTACAACGCCGGCGGCGAGCTCACGACCGTCACGTACCAGGACGACGCCACAGTCACGTTCCTCTATGACGGCGTCGGGAACCGGACGCGGATGATCGACACGGACGGGCAGCTCGACATCACCTACGACGACCTGAACCGCCCCCTCACGCGCACCCGGACGAGTCCGGCCGGAACCGAGACCGTCACCTACGCCTACGACGAGGTCGGGAATCTCGAGACGCTCGGCTACCCGGGAGGATTCTCGGTCACGTACGCCTACGACGACGCTCGGCGCGTCACGACTGTCACGGACAGCCAGAACCGCGTGACGGAGTACGACTACAACACGAACGGTCGGATTCTCACGGTTGCTCTGCCGAACGGAACGAACGCGACCTACGCCTACGACGACGCCGGGCGGATTACCTCGGTCACGCACTCACTCGGGCAGACCCCGTTTGCCACAGTCGGGCACACCTACGACGACCGTGGGAACCGGCTCACCCGAACCGTGGACGGAACGACCGAGAGCTACACCTACGATGCCCTGGCGCGGATCACGGAAGCCGCCTACCCAGGGAACCGCACGGTCGGCTACGTCTACGACGCGACGGGTAACCGGACCCAGAAGACCGATCCACTCGGAGCGACTGCCTACACCTACGACACTGCCGACCAGCTCCTGAACGCGGGCGACGGTCTTCGGACGTACGACCTCGACGGACAGCTCGCGCGCATCGGGGCGAGCCGCAGCTTCACCTGGAATGACCGCGGCCAGCTCACCGGCGTCAGCGCCGTCACCACGAACGCGGCACCGACTGCCCGCGCCGGAGCGGATGCGTCCGGGAACGTCGACTGGTTGATGTTCCTCGACGGAAGCACTAGCACCGACCCGGAGGGCATCGCACTCAGCTACACCTGGACGGAAGTCGCAGGAAACCCGTCGACCGGAGTCCTGCGCGGGATCCACGCATCAAGGCCCGCGCTGCTCGCAGGTGTCGCCGGCACCTACCAGTTCGATCTCGTGGTGTCCGACGGCGCGCAGACCAGTACGCCGGACCGCGTCCAGGTAGCGATCGCAACTGGACTGCCGCCCGCCACCGTCCAGACCGTCGTTCCCGCATCCGGCCTGAGCGGGTACGTGGTGTCGAACCTGCCGAATGGGCGCTACTTCACGAGTGACACCCTCATCACGGGGCGTTCGTCCACTGTGACCTTCCACGGGGCCGCGCAGTTCGCGCTCCCCACTCCTCCGCCGCAAACAACCCTCACCGGAGCCACACTCACCCTCTGGGGTAAGCAAGTCGCGAGTAACACCGTGACGGACCAGTGGTCGGTGCAGCTCCTTCCGACGGATATGGATCCGACCTTCGCGCAAGCGACCTACACCACAATCACGGGAGCGACTCCCGACCGGACGCTCACTCCGGTGCTCGTCGGCCTCGGACAGGTCGTCGCGAATCAGGCGGACGCCTGGACGTTCACGGAAGACGACCTCGCAGTGCTGCAGGCGCGTCTCGACGGATCGGGGAAGCTCTCACTCCGGACCCGCGGCGATTCGCTCGGGACGTACTCGCGCGTGTTCTGGTATTCGGGGAATACAACGGTCGCGAACCGGAAGCCGACGCTTTCGCTCTCCTACACCCCGGATCCCCTCCCCGACCAGGCACCCTTCGCCCATGCCGGGAGGAGCCAGACTCTCGACGCGCCGGGAACCGTCACGCTCGACGGGCGCGCCTCGTTTGACGCCGAAGGTCCCGTGACGCTCCTCTGGACGGCACATGCGGCGAACCCCGCATCCGTGACGTTCACGGACGCGACGATCGCGGAGCCGTCCGTCACGCTCACGGTTCCCGGAACCTACCGCTTCGACCTCGCAGTCACGGACGGGGCGGACGTGACAACCACCGCCTCGACGTTCGTCGTCGTCCGCAGTGCCCCGCTCCCGACCACGTCCTCGTTCACCTACGACGGGGACGGTGACCGCATCGCGATGACCGTGGGCTCTGTGACGACGCGCTTCGTCGTGGATCCGCTTCCCCAGAACGCGCGCGTCCTTGCCGAGCGGACGGGTGAGACCTGGACGTACCACGTCTACGGGCACGACCTCCTCTACTCCGTGACGGGGGCCGCATTCACCGTGCTCCATAGCGACCCGCTCGGGAGCACGATTGCGACGACGGATGCGACCGGCGCCGTCACCGCCCGGTTGCGCTACGACGTCTTCGGCGAGCGCCTGGACTCCGACGCGTCCACAACCGCCTACACCTTCGCTGGCGAGCGCATGGACCTGACCGAGCTCCAGTACCTTCGTGCGAGGTACTACGACCCGACCGTCGGTCGGTTTATCTCCCGCGACCCCTTCCCAGCACAGGCCGCGGACACGCAGACGTTCAACCGGTACGTCTACGTAAAGAACAACCCGACAAACTATGTGGATCCGAGCGGGGAGTGGTTGGAGACCGGCTGGGACATCATTAATGCCGTCTACGACCTCTATGACGTCGGCAAGCGGCTCTGGTACGGAGAGCCTGTCGGAGAGGCCCTGCTCAACCTCGGCATGGACTCCGCCTCCGTCGTTCTTCCCTTTGTGCCAGCAGGTGTGACGCGAGCAGTGAACTCAGCAGATGATGTCGTTGACGCTGCACGAGGCGCGGGAAAGGCAATCGACAACGCGGACGACTTCAAGCGCACCTATAACCTAGAAGACGGGATGGAAATGAGTACGGATGATGCTCTCCGGAAGGCCGAAGAAGTCCTCGGGCCCGGCTACACCGAGGTCGGTACTCCTGGCAGCGGCGTCTTCCGTTCGACCGGTTCCCCCAACCAGGTACGAATGAAGTCCAGCGACTTGTCGCCCACGAACAACCATGCCGGACGACCACACATCAACTTTGAGCTGCTGCCGACTAGCGGGAAGGGCCCCATGCGGTGCATTATTCACCTGTTCTTATCTGACTGCTAA